The nucleotide window CTTCCTCCTGGATCCGGCCCGCCGCCATGGCCGTGGCGGCCGGCTCCAGGATCCGGCGGACGGCGAGGAACTCCAGCACCGTGTCGTCGCGGTGGAAGTCCACCACGAAGCTCATGGCCTCCAGCAGGAGTGTGGGGTCCAGGCTGGTGACATAGGTGCCGTCGCCCTGGCGCACGTCCAGGATGCGGATCAGCGAGAGCGCGCGCACGGCCTCCCGCAGGGAGTTGCGGGACAGGCCGAGCTCGGCCGCCAGCTCGCTCTCCTTCGGCAGCCGGTCGCCCGGCCGCAGCGCGCCGGAGACGATCATGCCCTTGATCTTCTCGATGGCCTCGTCGGTGACCGCCATGCCGACCTCCCCGCCCGGATCCGTCCGGATCTCGCCCTCCGGACGCCCGGCTCAGACCTCCGATGTCTGAGCCCATTATGGCCGGTGATGCCCGGAGACCACGAGGGCTGACGAGGGGGAGAACGCGGGGGACGCCGAGGGGGCGGCCCCTGTGGACCGCCCCCTCGGCGCGCGGCGTACGTCACCATGACGCGCTGTCAGGTGCCGGCTCCCGGGCCGGCGCCGACGCCCCTGCTCAGCCCGCCAGCATGTCCTTGACCTTCGTCCGGACGTCCTCCGTGTCCAGGCCGCGGATCATCAGGGTGGTGCGGCGGCGCAGCACGTCGTCGACCGTCTCGGCCCACTCGTGGTCGCGGGCGTAGGCGACCTGCGCCCAGATCTCCGGCGCCTCGGGGTGGATGCGCTCGGCCAGCGCCGGGTTCTCGTTCGCCAGCCGGGCGATGTCGAAGGACAGCGAACCGTAGTGGGTGGCGAGGTGCCGGGCGGTCTCCGGGGCCATCCGCGGGCCGGGCGTGCCGCCGTCGATGAGCAGCCGGTGCGCCACCGCGTTCGGGTTGGCGATACCGGGCAGCGGGAGCTTCTTCGGCAGATGCGCGATCGGCTCCATGTCCTCGGCCAGCGGGTGGCCGGGCAGCGCGGCGAGCTTGTTCATGACCGTACGGCCGATGTGCCGGAAGGTCGTCCACTTGCCGCCGGCCACCGACAGCATGCCGCCGCTGCCCTCGGTCACGACCGTCTCGCGCTTGGCCTTGGAGGTGTTGCCGGGGCCGCCGGGCAGCACCCGCAGACCCGCGAAGGAGTACGTGATCAGATCGCGCGACAGCTGCTGGTCACGGACGGAGAAGGCCGCCTCGTCCAGGATCTGGGCGGTGTCCTTCTCGGTGACCGCGACGTCCGCCGGGTCGCCCTCGAACTCCTCGTCCGTGGTGCCCAGCAGCAGCATGTCCTCCCACGGGAGGGCGAAGGTGATGCGGTACTTGTCGATCGGGGTGGCCAGCGCGGCCTTCCAGGGGGCGGTGCGCTTGAGGACCAGGTGCGCGCCCTTCGACAGCCGGATGGAGGGGGCCGCGTTCGCGTCCTCCATCTTGCGCAGGTGGTCCACCCACGGGCCGGTGGCGTTGAGCACCAGGCGGGCGTTGACGCCGAACTCCTCGCCCTCCATCCGGTCCTTGAGCTCGGCGCCGGTGACCCGGCCCTGGGTGAAGCGCAGCCCGGTGACCTCGGCATGGTTGAGGACCGTGGCGCCGGCCGCGACCGCCGCACGGACGGTCATCAGGGCCATCCGGGAGTCGTTCATCTGGTCGTCGCCGTACACGGCCACGGCCTTGAGGTTGTCCGTCCGCAGCTCCGGCACGTCCCGCTGGGCCTTGGCCGGGGATATGACGTGGCCGACGCCGTCGCCGAACGCGGACAGCGCCGAGTAGGCGAAGACGCCCGCGCCCAGCTTGGCCGCGCCGTGCGGGCCGCCCTTGTAGACGGGCAGGTAGAAGGTCAGGGGGTTGGCGAGGTGCGGTGCCACCTGGCGGGACACCGCACGCCGCTCGAAGTGGTTCTCCGCCACCAGCTTGACCGCGCCGGTCTGCAGGTAGCGCAGACCGCCGTGGAGCAGCTTGGAGGAGGCGGAGGAGGTGGCGCCGGCGAAGTCACCGGCGTCCACCAGGGCCACCCGCAGTCCGGCCTGCGCGGCGTGCCAGGCGGTGGAGATGCCCAGGATGCCGCCGCCGATCACCAGGAGGTCGTACGTCGCCTTGGAAAGCTGCTCCCGAGTCTCGGCGCGGCTCGCGTGCGAACCATTGGCCGGGTGCGTCCCGAGTGCCGGGACGCTCTGCAGGGTGCTCATGTTTACTCCTCGTCCTCGATCCAGCCCATGGTCCGCTCGACGGCCTTGAGCCAGCTCTTGTACTCGCGGTCACGGGTGGCCGCATCCATCCGGGGGGTCCACTCGGCGGCCCGGCGCCAGTTGGCGCGCAGCTCGTCGGTGCTGGACCAGAAGCCGACGGCCAGTCCGGCCGCGTAGGCAGCGCCGAGGCAGGTCGTCTCGGCGACCATCGGGCGCACCACGGGCGCGTCCAGGAAGTCCGAGATGGTCTGCATCAGCAGGTTGTTGGAGGTCATTCCGCCGTCGACCTTGAGCGCGGTCAGCTCGACGCCGGAGTCCTTGGTCATGGCGTCGGTGATCTCGCGGGTCTGCCAGGCGGTGGCCTCGAGCACGGCACGCGCGATGTGCGCCTTGGTGACGTAGCGGGTCAGGCCCGCGATGACACCGCGCGCGTCCGAGCGCCAGTAGGGGGCGAACAGGCCGGAGAAGGCCGGCACGAAGTACGCGCCGCCGTTGTCCTCGACCGTGCTGGCCAGGGTCTCGATCTCGGCCGCGCTGTTGATCAGGCCCATCTGGTCGCGCATCCACTGGACGAGCGAGCCGGTGACGGCGATGGAGCCTTCCAGGGCGTAGACCGGCTGCTGGTCGCCGATGCGGTAGCCGACGGTAGTCAGCAGCCCGTTGTAGGAGTTGACCGGCTCGTGGCCGGTGTTCATCAGCATGAAGGTGCCGGTGCCGTACGTGGACTTGGCCTCGCCCTGCTCGAAGCAGGTCTGGCCGAACAGCGCGGCCTGCTGGTCACCGAGCGCCGAGGCGACCGGGACGCCTGCCAGCACGCCGCCGACGGTGCGGCCGTAGACCTCGGCGGAGGACTTGATCTCCGGCAGCAGGGCGGCCGGAATGTCCATCGAGGCGAGGATCTTCTCGTCCCACTGGAGGCCGTGCAGGTTCATCAGCATGGTGCGCGAGGCGTTGGTGACGTCGGTGACGTGCACACCCCCGTCGACGCCGCCGGTGAGGTTCCAGATGACCCAGGAGTCCATCGTGCCGAAGAGGATGTCGCCGCGCTCGGC belongs to Streptomyces sp. NBC_01454 and includes:
- a CDS encoding glycerol-3-phosphate dehydrogenase/oxidase; the protein is MSTLQSVPALGTHPANGSHASRAETREQLSKATYDLLVIGGGILGISTAWHAAQAGLRVALVDAGDFAGATSSASSKLLHGGLRYLQTGAVKLVAENHFERRAVSRQVAPHLANPLTFYLPVYKGGPHGAAKLGAGVFAYSALSAFGDGVGHVISPAKAQRDVPELRTDNLKAVAVYGDDQMNDSRMALMTVRAAVAAGATVLNHAEVTGLRFTQGRVTGAELKDRMEGEEFGVNARLVLNATGPWVDHLRKMEDANAAPSIRLSKGAHLVLKRTAPWKAALATPIDKYRITFALPWEDMLLLGTTDEEFEGDPADVAVTEKDTAQILDEAAFSVRDQQLSRDLITYSFAGLRVLPGGPGNTSKAKRETVVTEGSGGMLSVAGGKWTTFRHIGRTVMNKLAALPGHPLAEDMEPIAHLPKKLPLPGIANPNAVAHRLLIDGGTPGPRMAPETARHLATHYGSLSFDIARLANENPALAERIHPEAPEIWAQVAYARDHEWAETVDDVLRRRTTLMIRGLDTEDVRTKVKDMLAG
- a CDS encoding FadR/GntR family transcriptional regulator; the encoded protein is MAVTDEAIEKIKGMIVSGALRPGDRLPKESELAAELGLSRNSLREAVRALSLIRILDVRQGDGTYVTSLDPTLLLEAMSFVVDFHRDDTVLEFLAVRRILEPAATAMAAGRIQEEELDVLEAQLNALGPSPSVEELVACDLEFHRGIVAATGNSVLCSLLEGLSGPTTRARVWRGLTQKDAVARTLTEHRAILRALRDRDAEAARAWATVHIASVEQWLRSSL
- the glpK gene encoding glycerol kinase GlpK; this encodes MSDTPSTSSHGHGPFIAAIDQGTTSSRCIVFDKDGRIVSVDQKEHEQIFPKPGWVEHDATEIWTNVKEVVDSAVHKAGLSAADVKAIGITNQRETTVLWDRTTGEPVHNAIVWQDTRTDALCKELGRNVGQDRFRRETGLPLASYFAGPKIRWLLDNVEGLRERAERGDILFGTMDSWVIWNLTGGVDGGVHVTDVTNASRTMLMNLHGLQWDEKILASMDIPAALLPEIKSSAEVYGRTVGGVLAGVPVASALGDQQAALFGQTCFEQGEAKSTYGTGTFMLMNTGHEPVNSYNGLLTTVGYRIGDQQPVYALEGSIAVTGSLVQWMRDQMGLINSAAEIETLASTVEDNGGAYFVPAFSGLFAPYWRSDARGVIAGLTRYVTKAHIARAVLEATAWQTREITDAMTKDSGVELTALKVDGGMTSNNLLMQTISDFLDAPVVRPMVAETTCLGAAYAAGLAVGFWSSTDELRANWRRAAEWTPRMDAATRDREYKSWLKAVERTMGWIEDEE